The Brachyspira aalborgi genome has a segment encoding these proteins:
- a CDS encoding PepSY-like domain-containing protein produces the protein MKKIIIVLSFITAFNLFASSVAMSEIPKSAINFADTYFADYYLYRAVENSGSFTLIFKGGLKIYINSKGEWTTISGGGDEINIEYLEKEVINSIKKEFPNEKVIYVKKQKNAYKIKFKNRTNITVDFEGNIKKGRRDY, from the coding sequence ATGAAAAAAATAATTATCGTTTTAAGTTTTATTACGGCTTTTAATTTGTTTGCATCGTCTGTCGCTATGAGCGAAATTCCTAAAAGCGCGATTAATTTTGCGGACACATATTTTGCCGATTATTATTTATACAGAGCGGTTGAAAATTCTGGCTCGTTTACTCTTATATTCAAAGGCGGACTTAAAATATATATCAATTCAAAAGGCGAATGGACGACTATAAGCGGAGGCGGAGATGAAATAAATATAGAATATTTGGAGAAAGAAGTTATTAATTCTATAAAAAAAGAATTTCCAAACGAAAAAGTTATTTATGTAAAAAAACAAAAAAACGCGTATAAAATAAAGTTTAAAAATCGAACAAATATTACGGTTGATTTTGAAGGAAATATAAAGAAGGGCAGAAGAGATTATTAA
- a CDS encoding Eco57I restriction-modification methylase domain-containing protein — translation MTVRFRSPAYNHYRMKSITKEAKELLKRRDLLKSSIFSNLSNTEELNNLSEKLEIYKNGIRKAKEDKESEEHCKNILKDFLNGAFKYNCNTKGKIDLTIKYEGDIKAIIETKNYDNKTEMIKDNDYYYKSFYQSVLYYYQSRKNINKDMTVEHIIITDFENIYLFLRSDFEYLTANKQIINFFNVKKIDTNTKDFYNSSKAILEKINREVVGYKINLFEDDAEIIFKFLSPYNICSLKTNNDFNIISNTFYREIIYMMGLEETKDKKLVLNKVDNTLIKLTMDILDEDLKGEEKFETALKLNILWINRILFLKILEAQLRVFRDDNNLHILNYNEIVDYSFLYTLFFKVLAKSKERRITENKENEYYKHIPYLNSSLFEETEEEKINSITKLNNSLKMKIMSGSVLYKDRDFDKKELNFLEYILRFLNCYIFNAINDSSNINKNTIIKSSILGLVFERLNGYKDGSHFTPPAITMYMAKYSIEKAIVNKFNKFFKDANFKNIDEIKIYVDANIHKIKEQVKYILDSITIIDPACGSGHFLVACLNELIKIKSYLHVLSNDIKVDIEDDELVINYINGAEYKYNMEGGNISEIKQKIQKILFEAKKHIINNQLYGVDINPNSVNICRLRLWIELLKSSYYLENNGADKYIDLEILPNLEFKVLSANSLIELEEKEGNNNLKLAYDKTELVKNMREYFNADFETKKEIRKKVLKLLKEYSQYNTKLKDYNPFDMLKSYDFFDSEIMFGIDSFDIVIGNPPYVSNKEIKNKDMVSYKKLYGIQDDLYYYFYIKGIKLLEDKGILSYISSNSFLTIQSKKGLREILQNKHLLEIINTGNVFEHAEVEPAIVTLINEDLNNYEFNYSDNTKEDNPVSENNSIKINVDIFINSPNSIFFTPNEFNMRLYNKFVKEASVLINQKWNLIKTSRDIEKNQSALQNYRNSLKEGDITLLGLITEGGQGLATANNGKYVGIIENTKDAERVYNQRLEKIKYFNKEYNTNYDISKMKEKEIRELFDLLKEKHGRDIFGQGFIYRIVSKNEIADINNLSKDEKENGIENKKSFVPYDKGDKEGNKWYSPTVFAIDWNSNNVKFLKENSGKKGEGMPVFRNPQFYFKEGFSWNNVLNPNSEYIKARYKEISINDVASMSLYSLYENTSSKYFLVLLNSYFLFYYLRIFINNTVNLQINDVRQLPIIIPNKKQLKQAEILFDRGKDIKEKRINNLISEEQEQKELKKLQEEVDGFVCELYGIER, via the coding sequence ATGACGGTTCGATTCCGTTCGCCCGCTTATAATCATTATCGTATGAAATCTATAACAAAAGAAGCGAAAGAATTATTAAAACGAAGAGATTTACTTAAATCTTCAATATTTTCAAACTTATCAAATACCGAAGAATTAAATAATTTATCAGAAAAACTTGAAATATATAAAAATGGAATTAGAAAAGCCAAAGAAGATAAAGAGAGCGAAGAGCATTGCAAAAATATATTGAAAGATTTTTTAAACGGAGCATTTAAATATAATTGCAATACCAAAGGAAAAATAGATTTAACTATAAAATACGAAGGCGATATAAAAGCGATTATAGAAACTAAAAATTATGACAATAAAACGGAAATGATAAAAGATAACGATTATTATTATAAATCTTTTTATCAATCGGTTCTTTATTATTATCAGAGTAGAAAAAATATTAATAAAGATATGACGGTAGAACATATAATTATTACAGATTTTGAAAATATATATTTATTTTTAAGAAGCGATTTTGAATATTTGACGGCAAATAAACAGATAATAAATTTTTTTAATGTTAAGAAAATAGACACTAACACTAAAGATTTTTATAATTCTTCAAAAGCGATACTTGAAAAAATTAATCGCGAAGTTGTCGGTTATAAGATTAATTTATTTGAAGACGATGCGGAAATTATATTTAAATTTTTAAGCCCTTATAATATTTGTTCTTTGAAAACGAATAACGATTTTAATATTATATCGAATACTTTTTATAGAGAGATAATTTATATGATGGGACTTGAAGAAACTAAAGATAAAAAATTGGTTTTGAATAAAGTCGACAATACTCTTATAAAATTAACTATGGATATTTTGGACGAAGATTTAAAAGGCGAAGAAAAATTTGAAACGGCTTTAAAATTAAATATTTTATGGATTAATAGAATTTTATTTTTAAAAATACTAGAAGCTCAATTAAGAGTTTTTAGAGATGATAATAATTTGCATATTTTAAATTATAATGAAATTGTAGATTATTCTTTTTTATACACTTTATTTTTTAAAGTTTTGGCAAAAAGCAAAGAAAGAAGAATAACGGAAAATAAAGAAAACGAATATTATAAACATATTCCTTATTTGAATAGCTCTTTATTTGAAGAAACTGAAGAAGAAAAAATTAACTCTATAACAAAATTAAATAATTCTTTGAAAATGAAAATAATGTCGGGAAGCGTTTTATATAAAGACAGAGATTTTGATAAAAAAGAATTAAATTTTTTAGAATATATTTTAAGATTTTTAAATTGCTATATATTCAACGCTATAAACGACAGTTCAAATATTAACAAAAATACAATAATTAAATCTTCAATTTTGGGATTAGTTTTTGAAAGATTAAACGGTTATAAAGACGGTTCGCATTTTACTCCGCCAGCGATTACAATGTATATGGCTAAATATTCTATAGAAAAAGCGATTGTCAATAAATTTAATAAATTTTTTAAAGACGCAAATTTTAAGAATATTGACGAAATAAAAATTTATGTCGATGCGAATATACATAAAATTAAAGAGCAAGTAAAATATATTTTGGATTCTATTACTATAATAGACCCCGCTTGCGGAAGCGGGCATTTCTTGGTTGCTTGTTTAAATGAACTTATAAAAATAAAAAGTTATTTGCATGTTTTGTCTAACGATATTAAAGTAGATATAGAAGATGACGAGCTTGTTATTAATTATATAAACGGGGCGGAATATAAATATAATATGGAAGGCGGAAATATTAGCGAGATAAAACAGAAAATACAAAAAATTTTATTTGAAGCGAAAAAACATATTATAAATAATCAACTTTATGGAGTCGATATAAATCCTAATTCGGTAAATATTTGCAGGTTGAGGCTTTGGATAGAATTATTAAAATCGAGCTATTATTTGGAAAATAACGGAGCGGATAAATATATAGATTTAGAAATTCTGCCAAATTTGGAGTTTAAAGTTTTGTCGGCAAATAGTTTGATAGAACTTGAAGAAAAAGAAGGAAATAATAATTTAAAACTTGCTTACGATAAAACGGAATTAGTAAAAAATATGAGAGAATATTTTAACGCCGATTTTGAAACAAAAAAAGAAATTAGAAAAAAGGTTTTAAAATTATTAAAAGAATATTCGCAATATAATACAAAATTGAAAGATTATAATCCTTTCGATATGCTTAAAAGTTATGATTTTTTCGATAGCGAGATAATGTTTGGAATCGATAGTTTTGATATTGTTATTGGAAATCCGCCTTATGTTTCTAATAAAGAAATTAAAAATAAAGATATGGTTAGTTATAAAAAGCTATACGGAATACAAGACGATTTATATTATTATTTTTATATAAAAGGAATTAAATTATTAGAAGATAAAGGCATATTGTCTTATATAAGTTCAAATAGTTTTTTGACAATTCAAAGTAAAAAAGGATTGAGAGAAATACTACAAAATAAGCATTTATTGGAAATTATAAATACGGGGAATGTTTTTGAACATGCGGAAGTCGAACCTGCGATAGTTACGCTTATAAACGAGGATTTAAATAATTACGAATTTAATTATTCTGATAATACAAAAGAAGATAATCCCGTATCTGAAAATAATTCTATAAAAATAAATGTAGATATATTTATTAATTCGCCAAATTCTATTTTCTTTACGCCAAATGAATTTAATATGCGACTTTATAATAAATTTGTAAAAGAGGCTTCCGTTCTTATAAATCAAAAATGGAATTTGATAAAAACAAGTAGAGATATAGAGAAAAATCAAAGCGCTTTACAAAATTATAGAAATTCTTTGAAAGAAGGAGATATTACTTTATTAGGTTTAATAACTGAAGGCGGGCAAGGTTTGGCTACGGCTAATAATGGTAAATATGTAGGAATTATTGAAAATACAAAAGACGCCGAAAGAGTTTATAATCAAAGATTGGAAAAAATAAAATATTTTAATAAAGAATATAATACAAATTATGATATTTCTAAAATGAAAGAAAAAGAAATAAGAGAACTTTTTGATTTATTAAAAGAAAAACATGGAAGAGATATTTTCGGACAGGGATTTATATATAGAATAGTTTCAAAAAATGAAATAGCGGATATTAATAATTTGAGTAAAGACGAAAAAGAAAATGGTATAGAAAATAAAAAAAGTTTTGTTCCTTATGATAAAGGAGATAAAGAAGGCAATAAATGGTATTCGCCAACTGTATTTGCAATCGATTGGAATTCAAACAATGTTAAATTTTTAAAAGAAAATAGCGGGAAAAAAGGTGAAGGAATGCCTGTTTTTAGAAATCCACAATTTTATTTTAAAGAAGGTTTTAGTTGGAATAATGTTTTAAATCCAAATTCGGAATATATAAAAGCAAGATATAAGGAAATTTCTATTAACGATGTAGCAAGTATGAGTTTATACAGTCTATACGAAAATACTTCAAGCAAATATTTTTTAGTATTATTAAATTCTTATTTTCTATTTTATTATTTAAGAATTTTTATAAATAATACGGTTAATTTGCAAATAAACGATGTAAGGCAATTACCGATTATTATACCTAATAAAAAGCAATTAAAACAAGCTGAAATTTTATTTGATAGAGGAAAAGATATTAAAGAAAAAAGAATAAATAATTTGATTAGCGAAGAGCAAGAGCAAAAAGAATTGAAAAAATTGCAGGAAGAGGTTGATGGGTTTGTTTGCGAGTTGTATGGTATTGAAAGGTAA
- the deoC gene encoding deoxyribose-phosphate aldolase: MQNINQLIDHTILKPDATIDDIRRLCIEAKEYNFYSVCVNSAYVNVAYNFLLHSNVKVCSVVGFPLGAMIKEAKAYESKFAIDSGADEIDMVMNIGLLKSNKIDLFERDIKKVRETCHAAVLKVIIETCLLTDKEKILACQIAKEYGADFVKTSTGFSTGGATEHDIELMRKTVGDKMGVKASGGIKTYEDAIKMINAGANRLGTSSGIAIIKSAN; encoded by the coding sequence ATGCAAAATATAAATCAATTAATAGACCATACTATATTAAAACCAGACGCCACAATAGATGATATAAGAAGATTATGCATCGAAGCAAAAGAATATAATTTTTATTCCGTTTGCGTAAACTCCGCTTATGTTAATGTCGCTTATAATTTTTTACTTCATTCAAATGTTAAAGTTTGTTCCGTTGTAGGTTTTCCGCTTGGCGCTATGATAAAAGAAGCAAAAGCTTACGAATCAAAATTTGCGATTGATAGCGGAGCCGATGAAATAGATATGGTTATGAATATAGGACTTTTAAAAAGCAATAAGATAGATTTATTTGAAAGAGATATAAAAAAAGTTAGAGAAACTTGTCATGCTGCCGTCCTTAAAGTAATTATTGAAACTTGCCTTTTAACCGACAAAGAAAAAATTTTAGCTTGTCAAATAGCGAAAGAATACGGAGCGGATTTTGTAAAAACTTCAACGGGATTTTCTACGGGCGGAGCAACCGAACATGATATTGAACTTATGCGAAAAACAGTTGGCGATAAAATGGGAGTTAAAGCTTCGGGCGGAATTAAAACTTACGAAGACGCTATAAAAATGATAAACGCGGGAGCTAATAGATTAGGAACGAGCAGCGGAATTGCAATAATAAAATCCGCTAATTAA
- a CDS encoding nucleoside phosphorylase: protein MEYKKPKAFYDNKADKDGLLQYHIKLKKGDVARYVLLPGDPKRVGFIAKYLDEPVLKADYREYVTITGKYKNIPVSITSTGIGGPSASIAMEELIKIGADTFIRVGTAGGLSLKVKPNDLAIAQAAIKDEGTSKEYIPFEYPAIANTDIIFALRDAAREKNYNYHIGVVHSKDCFYGELEPQNSFFREKFENNLKYYTLCGAIASEMECAALFSCAAIRKVRAGAIMHIVENTMIERLGTHLNYSNNIENMILTALESIVILDKKVNES from the coding sequence ATGGAATATAAAAAACCAAAAGCCTTTTATGACAATAAAGCCGATAAAGACGGACTTCTTCAATATCATATCAAATTAAAAAAAGGAGATGTCGCAAGATATGTTTTATTGCCTGGCGACCCGAAAAGAGTCGGATTTATAGCGAAATATTTAGACGAACCCGTTTTAAAAGCCGATTACAGAGAATATGTTACGATTACAGGCAAATATAAAAATATTCCCGTTTCAATAACTTCCACAGGAATTGGAGGACCTTCAGCTTCAATAGCTATGGAAGAATTAATTAAAATCGGAGCGGACACTTTTATAAGAGTAGGCACTGCGGGAGGATTAAGTTTAAAAGTTAAACCTAATGATTTGGCAATAGCTCAAGCTGCGATAAAAGACGAAGGAACTTCAAAAGAATATATTCCGTTTGAATATCCTGCAATTGCAAATACGGATATAATTTTTGCATTAAGAGATGCTGCGAGAGAAAAAAATTATAATTATCATATCGGAGTCGTTCACAGTAAAGATTGTTTTTACGGAGAGCTTGAGCCTCAAAATTCTTTTTTTAGAGAAAAATTTGAAAACAACTTAAAATATTATACTTTATGCGGAGCGATTGCATCCGAAATGGAATGCGCCGCTTTATTTTCATGCGCAGCGATTAGAAAAGTTAGAGCGGGAGCGATAATGCATATAGTTGAAAATACTATGATTGAAAGATTAGGAACTCATTTAAATTATTCAAACAATATAGAAAACATGATATTAACTGCATTAGAATCTATAGTAATATTGGATAAAAAAGTTAATGAAAGTTAA
- a CDS encoding nucleoside phosphorylase, whose translation MIECPKAYYEENENLVHHLKLKRGDVGRYIIMPGDPKRCEKIAKRFESAKLIADFREFATWTGYIDKVKVSAVSHGIGGPSTAIALEELIKIGADTFIRVGTCGGMNMDVLPGDIVIVNGAIKLGGTMNNYIPKEFPCIPNIEVLEAMIEASKNIKNKTHIGVVQCKDAFYSQHAPDSMAVDKELLYKWESYIKAGALASEMESATLFAVGSAKNVRTGAAMLVLHNQERVKNNINDKKDYTGEEAIDLVIESLKVLIKKDNS comes from the coding sequence ATGATTGAATGCCCAAAAGCATATTACGAAGAAAATGAAAATCTTGTTCATCATCTCAAATTAAAAAGAGGCGATGTTGGAAGATATATTATAATGCCTGGCGACCCGAAAAGATGCGAAAAGATTGCAAAGAGATTTGAAAGCGCAAAATTAATTGCAGACTTTAGAGAATTTGCAACTTGGACGGGTTATATTGATAAAGTAAAAGTTTCCGCAGTTTCGCATGGAATTGGCGGACCTTCTACTGCAATAGCTTTGGAAGAATTAATTAAAATCGGAGCGGATACATTTATAAGAGTCGGCACTTGCGGAGGAATGAATATGGATGTTTTGCCTGGCGATATAGTTATAGTAAACGGCGCTATAAAATTAGGCGGAACTATGAATAATTATATTCCAAAAGAATTTCCATGCATTCCAAATATAGAAGTTTTAGAGGCAATGATTGAAGCGAGTAAAAATATAAAAAATAAAACTCATATCGGAGTCGTTCAATGTAAAGACGCTTTTTATTCTCAACATGCTCCAGATAGCATGGCTGTGGATAAAGAATTATTATATAAATGGGAATCTTATATAAAAGCGGGCGCTTTGGCTTCTGAAATGGAATCTGCAACTTTATTCGCCGTGGGTTCCGCTAAAAATGTTCGCACGGGAGCCGCAATGCTCGTTCTTCATAATCAGGAGAGAGTAAAAAATAATATAAATGATAAAAAAGATTATACGGGAGAAGAGGCAATAGATTTGGTAATAGAATCTTTAAAAGTCCTTATTAAAAAAGATAATTCTTAA
- a CDS encoding BMP family lipoprotein, producing the protein MKKFLVLIVFAMIMIFALSCGNEKKSSGYELALITDVGTIDDRSFNQGSWEGLKKYAEEKGITHKYYQPTEKTTDAYIDSIDLAVAAGAKIVVTPGFLFEPAIYKAQDIHPEVNFVLLDGSPQDGNYKDFRIEKNVYSVFYAEEEAGFLAGYGAVKEGYTNLGFMGGMAVPAVVKFGYGFVQGVNYAAKELGIRNVKADYNYLGGFNPSPEIQTKAASWYRNGVQVIFVAGGGAGNSVMSAAEQNNGYVIGVDVDQSSESPTVITSAMKMIGESVYNAIDEFYKGNFPGGNSVILDAKVHGIGLPMETSKFKNFTQEDYDNIYKKLVDGSVKILKDTDAKDVNKLPLDKIKVNLIQ; encoded by the coding sequence ATGAAAAAGTTTTTAGTATTAATCGTTTTTGCTATGATAATGATATTTGCTTTATCATGCGGAAATGAAAAAAAGAGTAGCGGCTATGAGCTTGCTTTAATTACCGATGTCGGCACTATAGACGACAGGTCTTTTAATCAAGGTTCATGGGAAGGCTTAAAAAAGTATGCCGAAGAGAAAGGCATAACTCATAAGTATTATCAGCCAACCGAAAAAACTACGGACGCTTATATTGACTCTATAGATTTAGCGGTTGCTGCGGGCGCGAAAATAGTTGTGACTCCTGGATTTTTATTTGAGCCAGCGATATATAAAGCTCAAGATATTCATCCCGAAGTTAATTTTGTGCTTTTAGACGGAAGCCCTCAAGATGGAAATTATAAAGATTTTAGAATTGAGAAAAATGTTTATTCGGTTTTCTACGCTGAAGAAGAAGCGGGATTTTTAGCAGGATACGGAGCGGTTAAAGAAGGCTATACAAATTTAGGATTTATGGGAGGTATGGCTGTTCCTGCGGTTGTAAAATTCGGATACGGATTCGTTCAAGGAGTAAATTATGCGGCTAAAGAATTGGGAATTAGAAATGTTAAAGCGGATTATAATTATCTCGGCGGTTTTAATCCGAGTCCCGAAATTCAAACCAAAGCTGCTTCTTGGTATAGAAACGGAGTTCAAGTTATATTTGTGGCAGGAGGAGGAGCGGGTAATTCCGTAATGTCGGCAGCGGAACAAAATAACGGCTATGTAATCGGAGTCGATGTTGACCAAAGTAGCGAATCGCCAACGGTTATAACTTCGGCAATGAAAATGATTGGAGAATCCGTTTATAATGCGATAGACGAATTTTATAAAGGCAATTTTCCAGGCGGAAATTCTGTTATTTTAGATGCGAAAGTTCATGGAATAGGACTCCCAATGGAAACCTCAAAATTCAAAAACTTTACTCAAGAAGATTACGATAATATTTATAAAAAATTAGTTGACGGAAGCGTTAAAATTTTGAAAGATACGGACGCTAAAGATGTAAATAAACTTCCTTTAGATAAAATAAAAGTAAATTTAATACAATAA
- a CDS encoding BMP family lipoprotein, whose product MKNFLKLTILSIILIISLSCKDTKKNSGYELALITDIGTIDDKSFTQGSWEGLKKYAEEKGITYKYYKPAGKDTDSKIDSIYLAISSGAKLIITPGYLFEPAIYKVQDIYPEINFVLLDGTPQDGTYTDFRIEKNVYSVLYAEEEAGFLAGYGVVKEGYTNLGVMGGMAEPSVIRFGYGFVQGADYAAKELGVKNIKIDYTYIGGYEPTPEVQTKASSWFIKGVQVIFAPAGGAGNSIMSAAEQNNGYVIGVDVDQSVESPTVITSAMKMIGESVYNAIDEFYKGNFPGGKIAVLDAKVHGIGLPMETSKFKNFTKEDYDNIYKKLVDGSVKILKDTDAKDVSQLPLDNVKVNFIQ is encoded by the coding sequence ATGAAAAATTTTTTAAAATTAACAATTTTATCGATTATATTAATAATTTCTTTATCATGCAAAGATACAAAAAAGAATAGCGGATACGAGCTTGCATTGATAACCGATATAGGAACTATAGACGATAAATCTTTTACTCAAGGTTCTTGGGAAGGCTTAAAAAAATATGCAGAAGAGAAAGGCATAACTTATAAATATTATAAACCAGCGGGAAAAGATACCGATTCAAAAATTGATTCTATATATTTGGCAATATCTTCGGGGGCAAAATTAATTATAACGCCAGGATATTTATTTGAGCCAGCAATATATAAAGTTCAAGATATTTATCCCGAAATTAATTTTGTGCTTTTAGACGGAACTCCTCAAGACGGCACTTATACAGATTTTAGAATTGAAAAAAATGTTTATTCGGTTTTATACGCTGAAGAAGAAGCGGGATTTTTAGCGGGTTATGGAGTAGTTAAAGAAGGCTATACAAATTTAGGAGTTATGGGCGGTATGGCTGAACCTTCGGTTATAAGATTCGGATACGGATTCGTTCAAGGCGCCGATTATGCGGCTAAAGAATTGGGCGTTAAAAATATAAAAATCGATTATACTTATATTGGCGGTTATGAACCTACGCCAGAAGTTCAAACAAAAGCGTCTTCTTGGTTTATAAAGGGAGTTCAAGTTATATTTGCGCCAGCAGGAGGAGCGGGTAATTCTATAATGTCCGCCGCCGAACAAAATAACGGCTATGTAATCGGAGTCGATGTTGACCAAAGCGTAGAATCGCCAACGGTTATAACTTCGGCAATGAAAATGATTGGAGAATCCGTTTATAATGCGATAGACGAATTTTATAAAGGCAATTTTCCAGGCGGTAAAATAGCCGTTTTAGACGCGAAAGTTCATGGAATAGGTTTGCCAATGGAAACTTCAAAATTTAAAAACTTTACTAAAGAAGATTACGATAATATTTATAAAAAGTTAGTTGACGGAAGCGTTAAAATTTTGAAAGATACGGACGCTAAAGATGTGAGTCAACTTCCTTTAGATAATGTGAAAGTAAATTTTATACAATAA
- a CDS encoding aspartate-semialdehyde dehydrogenase — protein MKKVNLCLLGASGAVGKEMLKVLEERKFPINELRLLGNKDAGKKVLFRDKEYIIEKAGKDSFKNMDITLVAVGGDISKKLSPIAVKSGSVVIDNSSAFRMDKNVPLVVPEVNPEDVKWHKGIISNPNCTTIIALVALAPLNKYARIKRIIASTYQAVSGAGKEAMEELENQVRNYSIGKRFEIKAFKHQICFNLIPQIDAFDKNGYTKEELKMLNESKKILHSQYLKVNCTCVRVPIFRSHSESITIETAKKITPQKAKELLSKAKGVKVVDNPAKFKYPMPLDTTEQDLVFVGRIREDISAKNSLTLFCAGDQLRKGAATNAVQIAELVLKNLKEKK, from the coding sequence ATGAAAAAAGTTAATTTATGTTTATTAGGAGCTTCTGGCGCCGTTGGTAAAGAAATGTTAAAAGTTTTGGAAGAGAGAAAATTTCCAATCAACGAATTAAGATTACTCGGCAATAAAGACGCTGGCAAAAAAGTATTATTTAGAGACAAAGAATATATAATAGAAAAAGCGGGTAAAGATTCTTTTAAAAATATGGATATTACTTTAGTTGCAGTCGGAGGCGATATAAGTAAAAAATTAAGTCCGATTGCAGTTAAATCTGGAAGCGTAGTTATAGACAATAGCAGCGCTTTTAGAATGGATAAAAATGTTCCTTTAGTTGTTCCCGAAGTTAATCCCGAAGATGTTAAATGGCATAAAGGAATAATATCAAATCCGAATTGCACGACTATAATCGCGTTAGTAGCGTTAGCTCCTTTAAATAAATATGCAAGAATTAAAAGAATAATCGCTTCGACATATCAAGCGGTATCGGGAGCGGGAAAAGAAGCTATGGAAGAGCTTGAAAATCAAGTTAGAAATTATTCTATTGGCAAGAGATTTGAAATTAAAGCGTTTAAGCATCAAATATGTTTTAATTTAATTCCTCAAATAGACGCGTTTGATAAAAACGGATATACAAAAGAAGAATTAAAAATGTTAAATGAAAGCAAAAAAATTCTTCATTCTCAATATTTGAAAGTAAATTGCACATGCGTCAGAGTTCCTATATTTAGAAGCCATAGCGAATCTATAACTATAGAAACTGCAAAAAAAATAACTCCTCAAAAAGCGAAAGAATTATTATCTAAAGCGAAAGGAGTTAAAGTTGTTGACAATCCCGCAAAATTCAAATATCCTATGCCTTTAGACACGACAGAGCAAGATTTGGTATTTGTTGGAAGAATAAGAGAGGATATTAGCGCTAAAAATTCTTTAACTTTATTTTGCGCGGGCGACCAATTAAGAAAGGGAGCTGCAACAAACGCCGTTCAAATAGCCGAATTGGTTTTAAAGAATTTGAAAGAAAAGAAATAA